One window of Bacillus alkalicellulosilyticus genomic DNA carries:
- a CDS encoding polysaccharide pyruvyl transferase family protein — protein sequence MDDILLAGYYGEKNIGDDALLAASAWGCQQILKAKKIHVTATELPSITKHIRNVRPVYVAEERIKSDNLLRLYHRALTSKHIIFGGGSVFHSTEKLTRDSDLVDMCRGESVALGVSFGPFRDSGAELASKKLIERLAYIGCRDKQSYELVKDLVPYANVELTFDLAPLLLSMGHFDRTSSTRKGIGLALCHYERYIGGNYEIERKRVEKVIQAIQQLSDEIEEIVLFDFNNHPIFGDVELNKEVLNRLGTTIPISYIRYKDDPFKVLVEISRVKGLIGMRLHSAVFGYLTETPTIIFSYHPKCLGWAEQIGSDPSFTVDSTNFETDELIHAIIRLLNNEYSYPTLSLEKAKERSLKNLEGAKCVLYP from the coding sequence TTGGACGATATTTTACTAGCGGGCTATTACGGGGAAAAAAATATAGGTGATGATGCGTTACTTGCAGCTTCGGCTTGGGGTTGTCAACAAATACTAAAGGCAAAAAAGATACATGTCACCGCTACAGAATTGCCAAGTATCACTAAGCATATTCGAAATGTCAGACCTGTTTATGTTGCAGAGGAAAGGATTAAAAGCGATAATTTATTACGCTTATATCATCGGGCGTTAACCTCAAAACATATTATTTTTGGGGGAGGGTCTGTATTTCATTCTACGGAAAAACTTACAAGAGATAGTGACTTAGTAGACATGTGTAGAGGGGAGTCTGTAGCTTTAGGTGTATCGTTTGGTCCTTTTAGAGATAGTGGTGCCGAACTTGCCAGTAAAAAATTGATTGAAAGGTTAGCTTATATTGGGTGTAGAGACAAGCAAAGTTATGAATTAGTGAAAGACTTGGTTCCATATGCAAATGTAGAATTAACATTCGATTTAGCACCTTTGCTTTTAAGTATGGGCCATTTTGATAGAACCTCATCGACTAGAAAAGGAATAGGGTTAGCCTTATGTCACTATGAAAGATATATTGGTGGGAATTATGAAATTGAACGAAAACGAGTGGAAAAAGTGATTCAAGCTATACAGCAGTTATCCGATGAAATCGAGGAAATCGTTTTGTTTGACTTTAACAACCACCCTATTTTTGGAGATGTGGAACTAAATAAAGAAGTCTTGAACCGACTTGGTACAACTATTCCAATATCATATATTCGATATAAGGATGATCCATTTAAGGTGTTAGTGGAAATTTCACGTGTAAAGGGGTTAATTGGAATGCGACTGCATAGTGCAGTCTTCGGTTACTTGACTGAAACGCCAACCATAATTTTTTCCTACCACCCTAAATGTCTCGGTTGGGCCGAACAAATAGGTTCTGATCCTAGCTTTACGGTGGACTCAACAAACTTTGAAACAGACGAACTGATACATGCAATCATTCGTTTGCTTAATAATGAGTATAGTTATCCAACTTTATCTTTGGAGAAGGCAAAAGAACGTTCGTTAAAAAATCTGGAGGGAGCAAAATGTGTTTTATATCCATAG
- a CDS encoding glycosyltransferase, whose amino-acid sequence MYNGVKEKINLLFITKDWSQGLERNTYYLEEELKNLTNLTVSDKDGDLCSIVKSLATQPDFILLNDIRPSRSPSITGISQCNIPIGMIMHDLHYKKELRKQFIKENNIQYLFTHYRDMFIKWYPEFHNRMIWFPHYVNTNLFKDYQLEKEIDLLMMGCTYPNIYPLRDKIYQTFKADKRFLLHEHPGYNHSSYSDKKFLVGERYAKELNRAKIFFTCDSIYRYPIMKYYEVLASNTLLLAPHSPELADLGFIPGTNFVSITEDNFEKKANYHLKHYKTLGKKIAEEGYKMVRKKHSVKKRANQLHSAILSIVQERRRTE is encoded by the coding sequence ATGTATAACGGGGTTAAGGAAAAGATAAATCTTTTATTTATAACTAAAGATTGGTCACAAGGCCTTGAAAGAAACACCTACTATTTAGAAGAGGAATTAAAGAATCTTACGAATTTAACGGTATCGGATAAAGATGGGGACTTATGCTCTATTGTAAAATCTTTAGCGACACAGCCAGATTTTATTTTATTAAATGATATAAGACCCTCCCGTTCACCTTCTATAACAGGTATCAGTCAGTGTAACATTCCGATTGGGATGATTATGCATGACTTGCATTATAAAAAGGAATTACGAAAACAGTTTATTAAAGAGAACAATATTCAATATTTGTTCACTCATTATCGTGATATGTTTATCAAGTGGTATCCAGAATTTCATAATAGAATGATATGGTTTCCTCATTATGTAAATACTAATTTATTTAAAGATTACCAACTTGAAAAAGAGATTGATTTATTAATGATGGGTTGTACGTATCCAAATATATATCCATTAAGAGATAAAATTTATCAAACGTTCAAAGCCGATAAGCGTTTTTTATTGCATGAACATCCCGGATATAACCATTCTTCCTACTCAGATAAAAAATTTTTGGTAGGCGAACGCTATGCGAAAGAACTAAATAGAGCCAAAATCTTTTTTACCTGCGATTCCATCTATCGCTATCCCATTATGAAATATTATGAAGTATTAGCGAGTAACACATTATTGTTAGCACCACACTCGCCTGAATTAGCTGATTTAGGGTTTATACCTGGTACAAATTTTGTGAGTATTACAGAAGATAATTTTGAAAAAAAGGCTAACTATCATCTTAAACATTATAAAACGCTTGGAAAAAAGATAGCGGAAGAGGGGTATAAGATGGTGCGTAAAAAGCATTCTGTGAAAAAACGTGCAAACCAATTACATTCCGCTATTTTATCAATAGTACAAGAAAGGAGAAGAACAGAATGA
- a CDS encoding polysaccharide pyruvyl transferase family protein, translating into MKLLYIGYLGFENVGDEVCYEACLQIFERWFGRDYSIIDYQIKENKSLSQLYNEVPFDGVILGGGSLFQGEFCLDLLEEAIEFGLPIYSFGTGVDYLSENMISSCIKKQKIVKEPFFQNKRIDIDKLKHVLKHVNFIGVRGPLTQTFLKSLNVETKSPITVIGDPALLFSTNPDTYIKETYVKHIDKPIIAINWGTTFDKMFGYNEAALQKQLLSAMNDLRKKGYHLVIYPMWPNDQDACQQLYNQMETKEHVTLIPEVCSATQIYSFLKSCFFTVNLKLHSNVLSAAARTPFISLAYRSKCVDFSMSVASLNTTILTNTNRLRNYINLKEKQISKNRNFFVRKIAKSIQHYENEYKTFIQDKLK; encoded by the coding sequence ATGAAACTATTATATATCGGCTATTTAGGTTTTGAAAATGTTGGTGATGAAGTTTGTTATGAAGCTTGTCTCCAAATCTTTGAAAGATGGTTTGGTAGGGACTATTCCATCATTGACTATCAGATTAAAGAAAATAAATCATTATCCCAACTATACAATGAAGTTCCTTTCGATGGAGTTATCCTTGGTGGCGGATCGTTATTTCAAGGGGAATTTTGTCTTGACCTATTAGAAGAAGCAATTGAGTTTGGCTTACCTATATACAGTTTTGGTACAGGCGTTGATTATTTAAGCGAAAACATGATTTCTTCCTGTATTAAAAAACAAAAAATAGTAAAAGAACCCTTTTTTCAAAATAAAAGGATTGATATAGATAAATTAAAACATGTACTAAAACACGTAAATTTCATTGGGGTCAGAGGGCCTTTAACACAAACATTTTTAAAGAGCTTAAATGTAGAAACGAAGTCCCCTATTACAGTAATTGGCGACCCAGCACTTCTTTTTTCAACTAACCCAGACACTTATATTAAGGAAACCTATGTAAAACACATTGATAAGCCAATTATTGCGATTAATTGGGGAACAACGTTCGATAAGATGTTTGGGTACAATGAAGCAGCCCTTCAAAAGCAATTGCTGAGCGCAATGAACGACTTAAGAAAAAAAGGATATCACCTTGTCATCTATCCGATGTGGCCAAATGACCAAGATGCTTGTCAACAATTATATAATCAAATGGAAACAAAAGAACATGTCACGTTAATTCCTGAAGTTTGCTCTGCTACACAAATTTACTCATTCCTAAAATCCTGTTTCTTTACTGTAAATTTGAAATTACATTCAAATGTTCTTTCGGCTGCAGCTAGGACACCTTTCATTTCATTAGCTTATCGTTCAAAATGTGTAGATTTTTCTATGTCGGTCGCTTCTTTAAACACAACAATCCTAACAAACACAAATCGTTTGCGTAACTATATTAATCTAAAGGAAAAACAAATCTCAAAAAACCGTAACTTTTTTGTAAGAAAGATAGCAAAATCGATACAACATTATGAGAATGAATATAAGACATTTATACAAGATAAACTAAAATAG
- a CDS encoding flavodoxin → MAKVLLIFASMSGNTEMMADAVAKGVKEAGGDIEVIDIMDGPDVSVLEEYEGILLGAYTWGDGELPDDFLDFYDEMDDIDLTGKKSAAFGSCDSAYPEYGAAVDILLDKLKERGAETVLDGLKVELTPNKDEEEECHSFGKKFVSFL, encoded by the coding sequence ATGGCAAAAGTACTATTGATATTTGCGAGCATGAGTGGAAACACCGAAATGATGGCTGACGCAGTTGCAAAGGGAGTAAAAGAAGCTGGAGGTGACATTGAGGTTATCGATATCATGGATGGTCCAGACGTTTCAGTTTTAGAAGAATATGAGGGAATTTTATTAGGGGCTTACACATGGGGAGATGGGGAGTTGCCTGATGATTTTTTAGACTTTTATGATGAAATGGATGACATAGATCTCACTGGCAAAAAAAGTGCTGCTTTTGGATCATGCGATTCAGCATATCCTGAATATGGAGCTGCCGTTGATATTTTACTTGATAAACTTAAAGAAAGAGGAGCGGAAACCGTTCTTGATGGATTAAAAGTGGAGTTAACACCAAACAAAGATGAGGAAGAAGAATGTCACTCGTTTGGTAAGAAATTTGTCTCGTTTTTATAA
- the cyoE gene encoding heme o synthase, whose amino-acid sequence MNKHEFLLEETISKKQRGTTLLTDVCSLLKAPVLIANVLPVVTGFSLALYFSGSSIYDYWGLFLLAVIGSTSVMAGALILNNWYDVDIDAIMARTKQRPTVTGNIPLQYSLVMGVFLTILGFIVLSFTTFEAVLYAFIGWFTYVVLYTMWSKRRYTSNTAIGSISGAVTPVIGWSVINPEFHIVPLILSLILFVWQMPHTFAIAIRKYDEYKAAGVAMLPVVKGVPITKKQIVVYVACLVPLPFFLSEIGVTFIVISSLLNVTWLAISIIGMYTKDNQQYSYVSFLYSVFYITFLFVLMILVSFF is encoded by the coding sequence ATGAATAAACATGAATTTCTATTAGAGGAGACAATTTCAAAAAAACAACGGGGAACAACACTCTTAACTGATGTATGCTCATTACTAAAAGCTCCTGTATTGATAGCCAATGTTCTCCCAGTTGTTACGGGTTTTTCTTTAGCGTTATATTTTTCAGGTTCTTCTATTTATGACTACTGGGGTCTATTCTTGCTTGCGGTCATCGGAAGCACATCTGTAATGGCCGGAGCGCTTATCCTAAACAATTGGTATGATGTCGATATTGACGCAATCATGGCAAGGACGAAACAACGACCGACGGTAACTGGAAATATCCCATTGCAATACAGTTTGGTAATGGGGGTGTTTCTAACGATTCTAGGATTTATTGTGCTCTCCTTTACAACCTTTGAAGCTGTTTTATATGCATTTATTGGCTGGTTTACGTATGTTGTGTTATATACAATGTGGTCTAAACGAAGGTATACAAGTAATACGGCAATTGGAAGTATTTCAGGAGCAGTTACACCAGTCATTGGTTGGAGCGTCATAAATCCAGAATTTCATATTGTCCCTCTTATATTATCTTTGATTTTGTTTGTATGGCAAATGCCGCATACATTTGCCATCGCGATAAGAAAATATGACGAGTATAAAGCAGCAGGTGTTGCGATGCTTCCTGTTGTGAAGGGAGTTCCAATAACCAAAAAGCAAATCGTAGTTTACGTTGCATGTCTTGTGCCTTTACCGTTTTTTCTATCTGAGATTGGAGTCACCTTTATCGTTATCTCAAGCTTGTTAAATGTAACTTGGCTTGCCATAAGTATAATTGGAATGTATACGAAAGATAATCAACAGTACTCTTATGTTAGCTTTCTATATTCCGTATTTTATATTACGTTTTTATTTGTGTTAATGATTCTTGTCTCATTTTTTTGA
- a CDS encoding SCO family protein has protein sequence MNNKRQNTIATIVVFLFGCVLFYVGTDGFRAFTAETARVNQLITEQPQFPPVTFEDSNGRIYPFSEFENKYVFITFMYTACTSVCWQLEMNMGEVYKQIPEKHIGDDIVFLSISFDPETDDPATLNKYKDYFKADGETWRMATIPNQQELDLLLEKFGVIVIPDEYGGFAHNSAFYVVDKQGTLIDVLDFTKPQEASEIVVTLLENDGGE, from the coding sequence ATGAATAATAAACGGCAGAATACGATTGCTACCATAGTTGTTTTCCTATTTGGGTGTGTCTTGTTTTATGTAGGAACAGATGGGTTTAGGGCTTTTACGGCTGAAACAGCAAGAGTAAACCAGTTAATAACAGAACAACCTCAATTTCCTCCTGTTACTTTCGAGGATAGCAACGGTCGAATCTATCCTTTTTCTGAATTTGAAAATAAATATGTATTTATTACATTTATGTATACAGCTTGTACGTCCGTTTGCTGGCAATTAGAAATGAACATGGGAGAAGTGTATAAACAGATTCCTGAAAAGCATATCGGTGATGATATTGTTTTTTTAAGTATTAGTTTTGATCCAGAAACAGATGACCCTGCTACTTTAAATAAATATAAAGACTACTTCAAAGCAGACGGGGAAACTTGGAGAATGGCAACCATTCCAAATCAGCAGGAACTAGATTTGTTACTAGAAAAGTTTGGGGTCATTGTCATCCCGGATGAATATGGGGGCTTTGCTCATAATTCAGCATTTTATGTGGTTGATAAACAAGGAACATTAATCGATGTCTTGGATTTTACCAAACCACAAGAAGCTTCTGAGATTGTTGTTACATTACTTGAAAACGATGGGGGAGAATAA
- a CDS encoding cbb3-type cytochrome c oxidase subunit I, whose amino-acid sequence MGAIGAQPLKDKANEVLGVNPEDARISKSYLLVAFIALLLGGLFGLLQGINRAGLLELPSWLTYYQVLTAHGLLLVVIFSGFFMIGYFYSSLSHTLGGLLPKVRKMAWIGFGLSMFGTALVVIMVLMNEASVLYTFYPPMKANPIFYIGLVFVVLGIWMCSFGAFIQVANWRKKNKGQHLPILAFFATGAFVLLVGATAFVAVEVLVLILPWSLGWVDTINVMLARTLFWAFGHTAVNIWYLTAVSAWYVVVPRVIGGTLWNDTLTRVVVIALVIMNITGGFHHQIVDPGITDSIKYMHVFMSLAIGFPSLMTAYALFVVMERTGRRKGGVGAFGWLKKLPWSDVRFLAPFIAMVAFIAGGAGGIAQTTFQLNAVVHNTMWVVGHFHLTLGMSVAMTFFGISYWLIPYLSGRVLTPKMNKLGIVQTWVWTVAMVIMSFAMHVAGLFGSPRRTSYTTYGDHAAALGWDPYMMAIGIGAVLLLIGVILQVYAVLNLMFFAPKGQTEFPIAEKEPGDKSGYWTERWGVWVVLMIIVVAMAYVVPIVDMIVNGPPGSPPFRTW is encoded by the coding sequence ATGGGAGCGATAGGAGCACAACCATTAAAAGATAAAGCGAATGAAGTATTAGGAGTTAATCCAGAGGATGCCAGAATATCGAAATCATATTTATTAGTCGCATTTATTGCTTTACTATTGGGAGGTCTTTTTGGATTGCTACAAGGGATCAATCGGGCAGGGTTGCTTGAATTACCTTCGTGGCTTACCTATTATCAAGTTCTAACGGCTCATGGTTTACTGTTAGTTGTAATATTTTCTGGGTTCTTTATGATTGGATATTTTTATTCAAGCCTTTCACATACGTTAGGAGGTCTTCTTCCTAAGGTGAGAAAGATGGCATGGATTGGTTTTGGGTTAAGTATGTTTGGTACGGCCTTAGTCGTCATTATGGTCTTAATGAACGAGGCATCTGTGTTGTATACCTTTTATCCACCGATGAAGGCTAATCCTATTTTCTATATTGGTCTAGTGTTTGTTGTATTAGGAATTTGGATGTGTAGTTTTGGGGCATTTATTCAAGTTGCGAATTGGAGAAAGAAAAATAAAGGTCAGCATCTTCCTATTCTTGCTTTCTTTGCAACAGGAGCCTTTGTGTTACTCGTAGGTGCTACAGCCTTTGTTGCAGTAGAAGTTCTTGTTCTTATTCTTCCATGGTCACTTGGATGGGTAGATACAATTAATGTGATGTTAGCACGTACGCTGTTTTGGGCATTTGGACATACAGCAGTGAACATTTGGTATTTAACCGCTGTATCTGCTTGGTATGTTGTCGTCCCTCGAGTGATCGGAGGAACGCTTTGGAATGATACGTTAACAAGGGTTGTCGTTATTGCACTTGTCATTATGAACATTACAGGTGGGTTCCATCACCAAATCGTAGACCCTGGTATCACGGACTCTATTAAATACATGCATGTTTTTATGAGCTTAGCGATAGGTTTTCCATCGTTAATGACGGCTTATGCACTCTTTGTGGTCATGGAGCGAACAGGTAGACGAAAAGGTGGAGTAGGTGCTTTTGGTTGGCTTAAGAAATTACCATGGAGCGATGTTCGTTTTCTAGCCCCATTTATTGCGATGGTCGCCTTTATTGCTGGAGGAGCGGGAGGAATTGCTCAAACAACTTTCCAACTTAATGCAGTAGTTCATAACACGATGTGGGTCGTCGGTCATTTTCATCTAACCCTTGGAATGTCAGTTGCCATGACTTTCTTTGGAATTAGTTATTGGTTAATTCCGTACTTATCTGGACGTGTCCTAACTCCAAAAATGAATAAGTTAGGCATAGTTCAAACGTGGGTATGGACGGTAGCTATGGTTATTATGTCGTTTGCGATGCACGTTGCTGGATTATTTGGTTCTCCTCGTAGAACCTCTTATACAACGTATGGTGACCATGCTGCTGCCCTTGGATGGGATCCTTACATGATGGCGATTGGTATTGGAGCAGTCCTCCTTTTAATTGGAGTTATTCTTCAAGTGTATGCTGTATTGAATTTAATGTTCTTCGCACCAAAAGGACAAACTGAATTTCCAATTGCTGAAAAAGAGCCTGGTGATAAATCGGGGTATTGGACAGAAAGATGGGGAGTATGGGTCGTACTCATGATTATTGTTGTCGCGATGGCCTATGTTGTTCCCATCGTTGATATGATTGTTAACGGACCACCAGGCTCACCACCATTTAGAACATGGTAG
- a CDS encoding cytochrome c oxidase subunit II, producing MHKSEKVWLTLSFGMILLFMIATGYQAFALGMAPPGGMETIDPQKVEQTAPFDQPGITQIGENEYEVVMILELFSFNPREVDIPVGATVHFVLTSKDVVHGFQIVGTNANGMIMPGYITRITQTFETPGEYLVLCNEYCGAGHQVMATTITVK from the coding sequence ATGCATAAATCGGAAAAAGTATGGCTTACATTAAGTTTTGGAATGATTTTGTTATTTATGATTGCAACAGGCTATCAAGCATTTGCCTTAGGAATGGCACCTCCTGGTGGAATGGAAACCATTGACCCGCAAAAGGTTGAACAGACGGCTCCATTTGACCAACCAGGAATCACGCAAATCGGTGAAAATGAATATGAAGTCGTGATGATTTTAGAGTTATTTAGCTTCAATCCAAGAGAAGTTGACATTCCAGTAGGAGCAACTGTTCATTTTGTTTTAACGTCTAAAGATGTAGTTCATGGCTTTCAAATTGTAGGAACGAACGCTAACGGGATGATTATGCCGGGGTACATTACCCGCATTACTCAAACCTTTGAGACACCTGGTGAGTATTTAGTGTTATGTAATGAATATTGCGGAGCGGGTCACCAAGTGATGGCCACAACAATTACTGTTAAATAA
- a CDS encoding ATP-binding protein encodes MPDLDLIVSDILKVSSSIIGTRTVFISEFKKSHFKISKILNNGGIRLEEGQEFKLEETLCQNIYVDNTLTSLVIHDTLSDHRVKSLFATKNLKIGSYVAIPITLNSGKLYGTLCAADPNPNIFNQQQIDEMNRLARILAYIIDSSSINQFSEEENIRIKSLSVLREMVADLADQIGNPLQILKGFYQWADHDVEAMTKYKDVLVEELNKIDTKLKDVIIQTSPTFPRKEQVSIFQMVFDILDSINKEKKTEVKIELTINPTNRKFTIDKEQISFVLRNIIGNALDAVDKEKGIVKIRCFESNYNLVFSIEDNGGGIKLDDMQKITQPFYSSKKEAKGLGLTIANQIIEGHGGELLIDTEQTGTTVCIHLPLSTQ; translated from the coding sequence ATGCCCGATTTGGATCTAATAGTCTCAGATATACTAAAAGTCTCAAGTTCAATTATAGGTACAAGGACGGTATTTATTAGTGAATTTAAGAAAAGTCATTTTAAAATATCTAAAATACTTAATAACGGTGGAATTAGACTTGAAGAAGGTCAGGAATTTAAATTAGAAGAGACATTATGCCAAAACATATATGTCGATAATACTCTTACGTCATTAGTGATACATGACACTCTATCAGACCATAGAGTGAAGAGTTTATTTGCTACTAAAAATTTAAAAATAGGATCTTATGTTGCTATTCCCATTACTTTGAATTCAGGTAAACTATACGGAACCCTCTGTGCAGCAGACCCCAATCCTAATATATTTAATCAACAACAAATTGATGAAATGAACAGACTGGCGAGAATACTAGCTTACATTATAGATAGTTCGAGCATAAATCAATTTTCAGAAGAAGAGAACATTCGCATCAAAAGTTTATCTGTTTTAAGAGAGATGGTAGCGGACCTAGCCGACCAGATTGGTAATCCGTTGCAAATTTTAAAAGGCTTTTATCAATGGGCTGACCATGATGTAGAAGCTATGACGAAGTATAAAGATGTTCTTGTTGAGGAATTAAATAAAATAGATACGAAGCTTAAAGATGTCATTATCCAGACAAGTCCTACTTTCCCTCGAAAAGAACAAGTGAGTATCTTTCAAATGGTTTTTGATATTTTAGATAGTATCAATAAGGAAAAAAAAACTGAGGTGAAAATTGAACTTACAATTAACCCTACAAACCGGAAATTTACTATTGATAAAGAACAAATAAGTTTTGTGTTAAGAAATATAATAGGCAATGCCTTAGATGCTGTCGATAAAGAAAAAGGGATAGTAAAAATTCGATGCTTTGAATCAAACTACAACCTTGTTTTTTCAATTGAAGACAATGGGGGAGGCATAAAATTAGATGACATGCAAAAAATCACTCAACCCTTTTATTCTTCAAAGAAGGAAGCAAAAGGACTTGGTTTAACGATCGCCAATCAAATTATCGAAGGACACGGTGGAGAACTTCTAATTGATACAGAACAAACAGGAACTACAGTTTGCATTCATCTACCTTTGTCTACTCAGTAA
- a CDS encoding FlxA-like family protein: MLKRKCMLFIITVGTLLFFVSACNEVDNDINNDINNDIASLQAEIGTLQQQIAELQDELEEKESTITELESKLNDKEDGSNGNNVGNEESASLEEQLRGRGDDVVIALENQNFQSFANYVHPEKGVRFSPYAHVLPDEHLRFSAEEVMNFSNDQEEYEWGTQDGSGYPITMTPTQYYEEYIYIREFSREASKIKINEIESRGNLIINIEETYPDAQFVSYYVTAGEEELNWANLILAFEELDGEWYLVGLAVDRWTI; encoded by the coding sequence GTGCTCAAAAGAAAATGTATGCTTTTTATCATTACGGTCGGGACATTATTATTTTTTGTTTCTGCTTGTAATGAAGTTGACAACGATATTAACAACGATATTAACAACGATATCGCTTCACTTCAAGCAGAAATTGGCACATTACAACAACAGATAGCTGAATTACAAGATGAACTAGAAGAAAAAGAATCCACAATAACGGAACTTGAATCCAAACTCAATGATAAAGAGGATGGTTCAAATGGGAACAATGTAGGCAATGAAGAGTCTGCCTCATTGGAAGAACAACTCAGAGGTCGCGGGGATGATGTTGTGATTGCTTTAGAAAATCAAAACTTTCAAAGTTTTGCAAACTACGTTCATCCCGAAAAAGGCGTGCGTTTTTCACCTTACGCTCATGTTCTTCCCGATGAACATCTTCGTTTTTCAGCTGAAGAAGTAATGAACTTTTCCAATGACCAAGAGGAGTATGAGTGGGGTACACAAGACGGTTCAGGCTACCCTATTACCATGACTCCTACCCAATACTATGAAGAATATATTTACATTCGTGAATTTAGTCGTGAAGCCTCAAAAATAAAAATTAATGAGATTGAGTCCCGTGGTAATCTTATCATAAATATAGAGGAAACTTATCCAGATGCACAATTTGTAAGTTATTACGTCACTGCAGGTGAAGAAGAACTAAATTGGGCGAATTTAATTCTAGCCTTTGAAGAGCTTGACGGCGAATGGTACTTAGTAGGATTGGCTGTTGATAGGTGGACCATATAG
- a CDS encoding SpoIIE family protein phosphatase translates to MYTHIENQVKETQLKDMFYQSLFIHNPNASYLLDMNGNFVSFNEEVEVITGYSKSELLSMDFWPLFNDEDKPILLEKFTTTLAGQKNKFKTTLVQKTGTEIIISVTCVPVIIDGIVEGIVGIAEDITEEEQTKIRNEKELHLAQKLQLNVLPKPISNTSIEIDGVYIPCDELSGDMYYWQKLINERYAVVIFDVMGHGVSSSLIGMTICSMFRELITMKEDPVEIFTYLNEHIYDLFQSSNQPTTYVTGVLVIIDCQNNSIEYVNAGHVSPVLFSKSLSEPLPSLNLPLGLSNRATYEKKEMSYNKHSRLVLYTDGLVDSLECDPDKYIAELATTMQDHEHLSNEHFIKYLKNKKDKIPEIDKVDDICLVSITIKK, encoded by the coding sequence TTGTATACACACATAGAAAACCAAGTGAAAGAAACACAACTAAAGGATATGTTCTACCAATCTTTATTTATTCATAATCCTAATGCTAGCTACCTCCTTGATATGAACGGAAATTTTGTCAGTTTTAATGAAGAAGTAGAAGTGATTACCGGATATAGTAAAAGTGAATTATTGTCGATGGATTTCTGGCCTTTATTTAATGATGAGGATAAGCCAATACTTCTCGAAAAATTTACGACCACCTTAGCTGGTCAAAAAAATAAATTTAAAACGACATTGGTACAAAAGACGGGTACTGAGATTATAATTAGCGTTACATGTGTTCCTGTAATTATTGATGGAATAGTAGAAGGAATTGTTGGGATTGCTGAAGATATCACAGAAGAAGAGCAAACAAAAATAAGAAATGAAAAGGAATTACATTTGGCACAAAAGCTACAATTAAATGTTCTTCCTAAACCAATTTCTAATACTTCGATTGAAATAGATGGTGTCTATATTCCATGTGATGAGTTATCGGGTGATATGTATTATTGGCAAAAACTAATAAACGAGCGATATGCTGTCGTTATTTTTGATGTGATGGGACACGGTGTATCGTCTTCGCTCATTGGAATGACAATTTGCTCCATGTTCAGAGAGCTTATCACGATGAAAGAAGACCCTGTTGAGATATTCACCTATTTGAATGAACATATATATGATTTGTTCCAGAGTAGTAATCAGCCGACTACCTATGTAACTGGGGTCCTAGTCATTATAGATTGTCAGAATAATAGCATCGAATATGTAAATGCGGGTCATGTTTCGCCTGTATTATTTTCTAAGAGTTTGAGTGAACCTTTACCTTCATTGAATTTGCCACTAGGCCTTTCAAATAGAGCAACCTATGAGAAAAAGGAAATGTCCTACAATAAACATTCACGTTTAGTCCTATATACAGATGGTCTAGTCGATAGTTTAGAGTGCGACCCCGATAAATACATTGCTGAGTTAGCAACTACAATGCAAGACCACGAACACCTAAGTAATGAACATTTTATAAAATATTTAAAAAATAAAAAAGACAAAATACCAGAAATCGATAAAGTCGATGATATTTGTCTAGTTAGCATTACCATTAAGAAGTAA